The Vitis vinifera cultivar Pinot Noir 40024 chromosome 3, ASM3070453v1 region GTTTCAGAGTGCGGTGCCGATACACGAGATATAGCACGCATGATGGAGGAAGAAGTTTCAACGCCTGTTGCTACAGCTTCAGCGCTGGTGTTTGAGTTCCCATGGACGGGTAATTATTCTAATCTACACAGCTTCAGCTAATGGATGTAGTGGTCATGCACAGAAACGACATTACCCACCATTGTAGACAGCCAATATTCTGATGAGCACGATAAATTGCCTGCTATTGAAAAGAAGCTCCACTCTAAAATTCCATCTCAAGAAATTGTTCCTTCTTAAGTGCCGAGTTCCAAATGACACTCACATTGATCAATCTGGCAGTGTCGGGGAGTACTCAAGCCTTCCAAGTGGACCAATGGACAGAGGATGCTGCTGTAATGACCCAGAACTTAAACCTGAGGATGCTAAGGACGGAATCATAGCACTTATAAATCAGATTCAGTGAAAGGAACGCTTCTGACCTCATCTACCAGCCTTGACAGCCACTTCCACCAGCATCTGTGAAATATTCTGAAGCTTTGGACGTTAGTTATACTGTTCTAAACAGTAGTCACCTGTATCTGTTTGGGGGAGGCAAGGAATCTGAAGGACTTGGGTTCAAATAGGGTTTTGTATCGATTAGAGAAAGGGATACCAAAAGAAAAGCTTGTAGAATGAGAGCCAGCAGAAGATATCAACAGTGAAAGCACGAATTGGGCATGTGCGGAATGAGTTGCGGTTTCTTGTTCAGAAATCGAACATTGGCTTCTATCACCTTCGAGCTACTCGCAGAAACAGTTGATAAGCTGTTGGAATAAATGGTTCGGATCACCATTGCAAATATGGTACAGAGTTTGTTGCCTGGCTGAGCTTTGTGCACAGTTATAACGTGAGATAATCAGAGAAATCTAGTTGCCTCGAGGAAAGGAGTCAAATAGGCTGATGAAAGAAGAAAGGGTTCACCCATGGTGGTATACTCGGTTTGCACAATAGTCAGCAAAATAGGAAATTCATGGCAGCTGCAATTATCCGCATTACCATGCAATCATCCATGCTGCAATGTAATCATCCTAACTTTTCCACCTCGGGTCCCACGCGTTGTGATTCTCCATGCACGGTTGCCCTACAGTACCCAGAACCCGAAATCTCATCCTAAACTTTCCATGGCCCACTCATTCCACTCTGGGCCCCATTCTTACTAggtcatgcatggccacctttagTATGGGCCGTCTTTAAGCCACGTGCcacctctcattctctcttccctgaTTTTGGAAATAATTCTTTCGAACTCCATCTCGTGAACCACTTTTCAAATTTcgttttgttaaaataaatttcaaatcatcaaatctcttaGAGTTTTAGGTACCAAAATCccatttccaataaaattttgcCGCCACTTTTTCTTCTGGCAAGCAATTTTTATAACTCCCatggtttttttaaaatgttttaaaataagtacgAATTTAATTCTGttattccaaataatggaatttatggaattaatttatacaaaaataaaacgggctttggtgggggccccacataggtgattttataattgattgattgattgattgatttgatcaCCATTCATATCTGATTTATTCTGTTCCTTGACATGCGTATAAGTATATGTAcatattcatttgttcattaACCCTGTTTTTGATTGCGCCTTGTGGTTCGTCGTTCAGGTACGCATCTATTCTCATTCTGGTATCTTtatatacatgttttgattctcatacgtgcatgatcgattcgagtattcattgacttcctaattaattgtcatgattgcttcattttattagtagagacccactttagggacttagaagggtactacggtctttaccataccttcccgataagtaacctgacccccgaacccgatccggtttttcacagaccaccttttccaaaataaggagtcacgcttagggtttttctttcttattttgtttaccctttaaaaataaaacaaaaataagtggcgactccaagtcattttcttaataaataaaaatcaatttttcaaataaaatcgagctcgccatcgagtgggaaacgcattgagatgagtcgaaaatgcggggtccacattaACATGTTTCAGCTAAATTGAGTCAATGCCCACCAATCGTTAATTCCCCACTTTGTATTTGCCTTGATTTGGTCAAATCTCATGccttttttcaattaaaaagaagacaaaaaaaaagagacaattTTGTATGAGAGGGTTACAGCTACACACGTTTAGTTGACTAAAAAGCCTTCCAAATGCTCTCCATAGATTACACAATATCAAATTAGGATTCACCCAATGGTCTGTCATCATTAGGGACTGGAAATGAATGCACAATTTTTTGTAATTGAGTCAAGATGTTATGACAAACCTAATTATGTACTCAAAAGGTTTAGTTCaactttttctatatatttcaTTGACATTAAATTTGCTTAAGATAAAATATTCCGTTGAAAACATTTTGTAACACATTTTAATCCCTAGATTAATttagataaatgaataataatattaattcgAGTATTGAATTATGAAGTTTGAATCAGTCTCATTGCATTATATTAGAGATGTTGGAGGTTCAGCTCCCCATTGAACTTGCGAGGATCAAGCTACATAGTCAGCTCGAGTGTAAGAGAGTAGTGCccttagttaatttttatttatatattgaatGATGAATTTATTCCTATTACATTTTAACTCTCTTATAATTTAatgttcatttaaaaaaaaaaaatcacagtGTGATAATAAATTAAGAGAAAAGGGAGTCTTCATCATTGGAACCTTCttttcatctcattagtagattATTGAGTTTTGGAGTGCTCCTAAATGTAGGGATATGATCATCTCAATCTTAAACTTGATTAAATGCTTTTATCTCTTCTTGAATAATTCTATTAAACAGAAGTCCAAAGGACccaaaaataaacttatatagaACTTAGGATTATGTTTCAGTGATGGGAGTTTAAAGCAATTAAGAATAaacttagaacctaggatgTCGTTCTAATGACAAGAGTCCAAAGTAAttaagaataaacttagatagaacttaGGATAACATCTTTAAAGCAATTAAGAATAAGCTTAGAATATATGATGACTTTGCAATGATGAAAATCTGAAGGAAttaagaataaacttagataaaACTTAGGATGACGTTTCAACGATAAGAGTCCAAAACAACtaagaataaatttagataaaacTTAGGATGATGTTGCAATGATGAGAGTTCAAAAGAGTTAAGTAtaataaacttaaataaaaCCTATGATAACGTCCCAATGACAGAAGTTCAAAAGAATTAAGACTAAACTCATAAAAGCCACAAACATGTTGTTGGCCTCAAAAGCCAcattttgatttatataaaatttattttgtatttcatAAAACTTTcataatatctttaaaaattatggtTATAAGTTTTGTTTAGGTTATTTGTGGTTATTGAAAAGtattaacaagaaaaaaaaagaatattaagaaaaatgattttcttaaatttggttgtattatgaaaaatattaaagaaatttaaatataattaaaatttgttaaaaaactTATAATGATATGTTGCTTTTGCTAAATCAAATTGAAGGGTGGTATAACATCAATCTATTTCCAACATCATATCCATAGTTAGTTGCTCTGCTccgtaattttaaattatttattttttgaaatagtatattatctttcaaTGATGGAgagatagaaagaaaaatggaaaaaaaattcatttcaataatttttttttttataaaaaaggaGGTCATCATACCGTAAGTCGATCGTAATAAAGTGAAGTATGAGTTTGTAAATGAATAATTGGATATTTAACATATCTTTTACCTCTACTTTCCCACCTTCTGTTGCAGTTCAAATCGCACCACCTACTCCTAGTCAAATTTCATggctttaaaaaaacataaacagaCAGAATAGGTCCATGCAGTTGGTCGACTCCTGAGAGAGTCTTCCACACTTAGTGTATATAAATTCAAACACATATAGCAGCAGTCCATCCAGTCCATGAATGTTCATAGCAAATTCAtggaaaaattttaattaattatcaatGAGAATTTAGCACCCCTTATCATATAAGGAAAATTTAGGTGCCTAGCTAATCATAACCTATAGCAATTTGCATGAGGACCCTTTAGTGGGTACCCTATCAGCTGCCCtccaatgaaaaaataaataaaatttaagggtCCACTGATATTGAGTCCCAACTCCTAAGTACGTGTGACACATTTATCACTGTGTATGACAGAGAAGCGTTTGAAACCAGAGGGCCAAAGTGGAGGCCTCGCCCAACTCAAGAAATTCACCAccatatttgattattttccaTGTCCGACCAACCCCATTCTGCCAAAAGGCGATTTCCTGCTGTTCCGCACTAGTCCAACTCCGGTATTTAAACCCCCACAAACTCATGCCTCCATTGCAACTACCAGCTTTCGGTTTCTGATTCTAGATTCATTTGAGGAAGAGAGGAAGCCAGCAAAGCGATGGGTTTCACTTCTGGACAAGGAATAGTCACCTTACTGGTGTTAATTGCTTCCCTGTTAGCGGTCGGTATGGCAAACAGACCCATTGCAGGTAAGCCTGCAAATCACTGGAATTCCGGCTTCAATCACAGCATTTGGGGTCCCAGAAACAATCCTTTCCACCCCAATAATACCCGGCCTCCCAAGAAGTTCATCGTCGGTGGATCGGAGCGCTGGCGCTACGGCTTTAACTACACTGATTGGGCTCTCAAGAATGGACCCTTCTACATTAACGATACTCTGGGTGAGTTTTATATCTATATCATCAACAATACTTCCATTTTTGATActtaagaagaaaatgaaataaccCCTCTGTATTAATTGTTAATATGATGCTGGATTCAGTGTTCAAGTATGATCCTCCAAACAGCACCACATTTCCTCACAGCGTATACTTGCTGCCAAACTTTGGGAGCTTCCTGACGTGCGATCTGAGCAGAGCCAAGCAAGTGGCTACGGTGGCGCAAGGAGGCAGCAAGGGgtttgagtttgtgctaaagaaCTTGTGGCCTCACTACTTTGCCTGCGGGGAACACAATGGGCTGCACTGCAAAGAGGGAATGATGAAGTTCTCTGTGATGCCGCTGTTTCGTCCCTGCCATGGCTGATCATGAATGGAGAATGGCTAGGGAAGATGCAgtgcttcttcttcttatgtgttttttttgcttaatttccATGTTctgaattttaaagaaataaagagtCTTCAGACTCAACAGTTGTAGGATATCCAGCAATACAAAAATGTAATGGTTTGTTTACACGTCTGAGAGAAAAGATATACAAATTTTATAACTGTTTTTGTATTAATCATGAACAATCAACttatttgtttaatataattaaattaaaattgacatttctttcattattttttataataataaaaaaaacaaaagtaatattatgatggtgatgataatgatgatgatgttgATACAAAATTGGGTAAATGCCTTCCTTCTAggattatgaaaaataattttctttttatatacacaaaaatcctaattaaaatataatatgaagtttaataaaattgaaaagtgcaaaccaataaaaataaatgtcattttaggtcttgtttgataactaatttcaaaaacaattctaaaaaataatttttttaaaaagtttttaaaattgatctttcatattttatagaatttgagaatttaaaatatttttaaatatgttttaaaaattatttttatatctaatattttattttaataattctacatgttaatataattatttcttaaaacaatcctcataaaataagtaaaaataataaaaaataattaaaaaatgttatttaaaaacatattattttttgttcttaaggacaaaaaagaaaaaataattttgaattgtcAAACgtattttctacattttttattcttgagaactattttcaattcttaaaaatggTTCACAAACCAATCCTTAaactttcttaaaatttttcaaacttCTTTTGACtttgtattattatttgacCAAATCAAAAACCATATGCTTACCTTAATTCaacattttcaattcaaaaatcTTAATATAAGACTCAATAATTGTGAAACAGTCTCAAATCAAATCTTGAGAGTAAAATATCTACTTCAACCACTACACTATAACATCTTCAATTCTCTTGTTCCTGATTACAAGCtcctttgattttatttgtcttgGTAGCAACCCATGATAAAAATTTACATGGATGttaactaataaaatttaaaatcaattgtGGTCGGTTCTATCTGCACCAAGCCTGTGGACGGCAGTGAAATTAATCCTATTTTTGTTAAGTTAAATACATTGAAACGAAGTTGCAAAAATCGTAACATGACACTATGTCGATGATCGCATGATGATAGGTGATGTTTGCAATACCAAAATTCAacctttgttttttaaattgtttgtaAGAGGGATGAATATTTAACATGTTTTAGCTAGATTGAGTCAATGTCCACCAATGGTTAATTCCCCACTTTGTATTTGCCATGATTTGGTCAAATCTCAtgcttttttcaatttttttttttttaagaaaaaccaATTTTGTATGAGAGGATTATAGCTACACATGTTTAGTTGAGAGGATTATACCCAATGGTTTGTCATCATTAAGGACTGAAAATGAATgcacaattttttttgtaattgagTCAAGATGTTATGCTAAATGTAATTATGTCCAGAAAAAGTTTAGTTCAACATTATCTATCTTTCATTGACTTTAAAATTTCTTCAGATAAAATATTCTATTGAAAACATTTTGTAACACATTTCATTCTTTAGATTTATTTAGGCAAATGGGTAGTAATGTTAATCCTAGTATTAGATTGTGAAGCTTGAATCAATCTTGCTGCACTATATAATGGACGTTGAAGGTTCAAATCAACATTGAGCTAAGGAGAATTGAATTATACTATTAGCTTACAGGTGTTTTAAGGGAGTAGTGCCTCTagtaaatttttgtttatttattgaatGATGAATCTATCCCTATCatattttaactcttctatggtttaagatttgtttttagagaaaaaaattcaaagtatGATCATAAATTATGAGAAAAGAGAGTCTTGTTATTAtaatcattctttttctttttattaatggATTATTGAGTATTGGTGTGCTCCCTAAACGTAAGCATCATATTGatcattaaatcatattaaaaccTCTCGTCTTTCTTTATTTCTACTTGTGCTTATGGTTAGGTTAATACTTGATCAGTACATAAcatccataattaattagtgCATGGACACATGATACATGGCATAAGTTTTAAGTGCCGAAGCATGAGGACAATGTGAAGCCAAATGAAAATTAGGCCCTTAGCCTACCCTCCGCTAATCTTGACTCATAAGAAGCTGTCACAAATTTACCAGTGTATGAGAAAAAAACTTAGAAGATAAGAGGACCCAAGTGGAAGACACACCCAATTCAACAAATTCTGCACAACTTTTTCCATGTTCCTACAAACCAACCCAATAATTCAGCTAGCAAAAGGTAATTTTGGCCCTTCTGCACTTGTCCATTAATTCCTATATATAAACCCTATCAACTCATATGCGCCACCATTCATTTCCACAATCAAGTTTCCATCTCTAGTTTAAGATATCATTAATGTCAGGCAGATAAAAGATAGTCAAGAGATGGGTTTCACTTGTGCACAAGGGGTACTCACCTTATTGGTATTAACTGCGTCCATGTTAGCAGTTGGTACGGCAAGCAGACCCATTGCAGGCAGGCCTGCAAACTATTCGAATTTCGGCTTCAACCACAGCTTTTGGGGTCCCAGAAATGGTCATCCATTTCACCCCAATAATAATAGCACCCGACCTCCCAAGAAGTTCATCGTGGGTGGATCAGACCACTGGCGCTATGGCTTTAACTACACTGACTGGGTTTTCAATAATGGCCCCTTCTACGTTAATGATACTTTAGGTCAGTCTTATATTTATCaatcaaaaaatatttccattttCGATACTTGATTTCTCTGATCTTTGCATGGCGGAATTGTGTATAATATGGTGATTGTTGCAGTGTTCAAGTATGATCCTCCAAGCAAGACAACATTTCCTCACAGTGTGTACTTGCTGCCAAATCTTCGGAGCTTCATGACATGCGACCTCAGCAGGGCGGAGCAGGTGGCTACGGTGGCTCAAGGAGGCGGTGAGGGTTTCGAGTTTGTGCTGAAGAACTGGTGGCCTCACTACTTTGCCTGCGGGGAACATGATGGGGTGCATTGCAAAGAGGGGATGATGAAGTTCTTTGTGATGCCGCTGATTGGTCCTTACCATGGCTGATCAATGGAGAATTGGCCagggaagaagaagatgcaGTGCTTCAGTGTTTCAGGCGTTTGCTAATTTGGAAACAATAAGATTTGAGTTGTGGGAGGATTTAATCCTAGAATATATAGCAATATTGATCATCAGTACTGTTGGTATGCTGCTGATTTGCTTCATATGTTTTAGAAATATAAAACACACTAATTTCATTAATACTCTTCTTAGTTTTATGTATTAATAGATGTCACGATTGGTTACATATATATAACTATATAAGATAAAGCAGTTCCATATATGGAAATTTAAAGGGATTGTCTTAGCATTTGGGGCCAGTTTCATTTCCTTCCCCTTTTTATAACTTCTTAATTACATATTTGCATTAAAGTGAAATTATATTTCCAAAGGCATATATGTTTGGAAGgtattattgaaaacaattccacaaaatagtttttttttttctaattattatttgatattttgtaaaaattaaaggtaattttaaaacttgaaatgtttttaatttatttttctatatttttaaatactttctaaaaaataacttttaggGTTAAATGTATTTTAACCCTTCAAATTTTTGCATATTTTACACTTTTTTCCCTCACGTTCAAAACCTAATAGCTTACAACTCAAACTCATTAAAACCAATACTTTGCCTCTAATTACAAACCCTCCTTACATTAATaaaacaaatgattttttttcacacTTGGTTCAAACATTGAATTTGGATAGAcccaattttgaattaatagttttaaagtaaaatttctcaaaaaccTTTAAAATATAGTAgtcatgaatttttatttttaaaatttttttattaaagagaTGTGTACATGACTACTCATGATTTTTCATATAACGGTGAATTGCGATAACTTTAAACTTGGGtaataagtatttttttcacattttaatattatttcttcACTTAATAAACTATTCATTGACTGTTATAATCAATTTGAGAAGTATTCGGCTTGGAATGTGATAAAGTAAAGCATAAAACATGTCAAAGGTTGAGAAAGTAATTATCTAACCCTAATTTTatggtattttattttcaatccttgtttgtatttgtataattatcttttaaaataactttaagaaaataaataaaaacaattaaaagtaactaaaatatgttttaaaaaaatattttattctatatttttaacaacaaaaaattgttttctattttttaattatcaaacatatttttctttttctttttttttttaaattgggtTTTATATGGGTGGGAGAGGTTATGATCAAGCCAAAAGATGATATAGTTTTGTCCATCTTATAAGGGCAACTCAAGTTTGCTTTCATACGTGGTATTTTTTGTGATGTCTCACGtaacaaaaaattgattttaaagaattacctctcaaatcaattcaaaaatgatttcaagtgattttatACCTAttgttaaaagtaatttttaatctttaccAAAATCTTAATATTGTTTTCAAGTATTATGAGATACTTTACCCTTCCTAATGTATTGTTAAATTAAGGattgatatataattattattaatttcaatctACACATATTCTTTACTCATATGCGTGATGCAGTACTATTTCTTGCTTCTTACTCGATCACTTCAAAATTGTATTGAAACTTAACGGCTTGAATCCTTAATCTTTGTCTTTcctcaaaagaaattttaagattttatggTTAAAACCtggattttgaaagtttaagAATGATGGTGAAGTAGTGACAAAAATAATCTTTCCTCTAGATACATATCGCCCTTATcgaatttatttctttttatatgcaTAAAAACCCGAATTAAAATACATATGATAGAAAGTTTAATAAAGTTGAAAAGTGAAaaccaagtttttttttcttttaaaaaaaaaatgatattttaaactttcttgaattttttttacttcttttaattttcttgttatTATCTGACCAAATCAAAAACTATATACTTACCTTAATTTAGTATCTTTGATTCAAAAATGCTAGTACAAGATTCAATAATAGTGAAGTATTCTCAAATCAAAtctttagaataaaattatcaactttAACCATTATATTAATACCTTGGATCCTTCCTCTTATAAGCTCATatgattttaattatgttaatgACATCTCacaacaaaaatttcataagcTTTTCgttgattatattttattcacaTCGTATGAGGTTTAGCGTAATTACACTAAATTTCatttagtttcaaattttgtaagtttatttcatttacaaaatttatattttttgataatataatCTATTTTTAGAGgtttattaaatacatttatctaaaatattttttcttaattttttttttcttcataaggtACTAATCcatggattttaaaataaatgatggtTGATTAATCGTTGAAAGCATTTAAACAAATTTCCAAAGATGGTAACAAGATCCTATGCAAGTGCATGATGCTATGGTGACGTTTGCAATACTAAAATTCaactcttttttaaaaaaaaaaaaaaattgtttgcaaGAGGAATGAATATTTAACATGTTTCAGCTAAATTGAGTCAATGCCCACCAATAGTTAATTCCCCACTTTGTACTTGCCTTGATTTGGTCAAATCTCATGccttttttcaattaaaaagaaaggcaaaaaaaaaaggcaatatTGTATGAGAGGGTTACAGCTACACACGTTTAGTTGGCTAAAAAGCCTTCCAAATGCTTTCCATAGATTACACAATATCAAATTAGGATTCACCCAATGGTCTGTCATCATTAAAGACTGAAAATGAATgcaaaattttttgtaattgagTCAAGATGTTATGGCAAACGTAATTATGTACTTAGTTCAACTTTTTCTGTATTTCATTGACATTAAAATTACTTCCGATAAAATATTATCTTGAAAACATTTTGTAACTCATTTTAACCCTTAGATTAATTTAGATAAatgtataataatattaattcaagTATTGAATTATGAACCTTGAATCAGTTGTATCATTGCATTATATTGGAAAGGTTCAACTCCCCATCGAGCTTGCGAGAATCAAGCTACATAGTCAGTTCATAGGAGTGTAAGAGAGTAATACTCCTAACTAATTTTTCTCTATATATTGAATGATGAATTTATTCTTATTACATTTTAACTCTCTTATAATTTAAggttcatttttaaagaaaaaaaaaatcaaagtgcGATAATAAATTAAGAGAAAAGGGAGACTTTATCATTGGAATCTTCTTTTCATTTGATTAGTAGATTATTGAGTGATGGTGTGCTCCCTAAATGTGGGGATCATATCGGTCAAtgaaccacattaaaatcttgtctttctttatttttacttgtgCTTGTGGCTTGTGGTTTGTGGTTTGGGTTAATACCCAACCAGTGTATGAcatccataattaattagtaGATAGCTAGACACATGATACATAGCATAAGTTTTAAGTGCCTAAGCATGAGGACAATGTGAAGCCAAATGAAAATTAGGACCTTAGCCTACCCTCCACTAATCTTGACCCATAAGAAGCTGTCACATATTTACCACTGTGTATGAGAAAAAAACTCAGAAGATAAGAGGACCCAAGTGGAAGCTGACACACCCAACTCAATAAATTCTGCACCACAATACTTTCCATGTTCCTACCGTCCTACGTACCAACCCAATAGTTTAGCAGAAGGTAATTTTGGCCCTTCTGCACTTGTCCATTTCCTATATATAAACCCTATCAACTGATATATGCCTCCATTCATTCCCACAATCAAGTTTCAATCTCTGgtttaatattcattaatttcAGGCAGATAAAAGATAGCCAAGAGATGGGTTTCACTTCTGCACGAGGGGTACTCACCTTACTGGTATTGACTGCTTCCATGTTAGCAGTTGGTTTGGCAAGCAGATCCATTGCAGGCAGGCCTGCAAACTATTGGAATTTCGGCTTCAACCACAGCTTTTGGGGTCCCAGAAATGGTCATCCATTCCAccccaataataataatactactCGACCTCCCAAGAAGTTCATCGTCGGTGGATCGGAGCACTGGCGCTATGGCTTTAACTACACTGACTGGGCTCTCAATAACGGTCCCTTCTACGTTAATGATACTTTAGGTCAGTTTATTACTTGTATCTATCAGGAATATTTACATTCTCGATACTTAATTTTTCTGCTCT contains the following coding sequences:
- the LOC100255503 gene encoding uncharacterized protein LOC100255503, giving the protein MGFTSGQGIVTLLVLIASLLAVGMANRPIAGKPANHWNSGFNHSIWGPRNNPFHPNNTRPPKKFIVGGSERWRYGFNYTDWALKNGPFYINDTLVFKYDPPNSTTFPHSVYLLPNFGSFLTCDLSRAKQVATVAQGGSKGFEFVLKNLWPHYFACGEHNGLHCKEGMMKFSVMPLFRPCHG
- the LOC100250324 gene encoding uncharacterized protein LOC100250324, producing MGFTCAQGVLTLLVLTASMLAVGTASRPIAGRPANYSNFGFNHSFWGPRNGHPFHPNNNSTRPPKKFIVGGSDHWRYGFNYTDWVFNNGPFYVNDTLVFKYDPPSKTTFPHSVYLLPNLRSFMTCDLSRAEQVATVAQGGGEGFEFVLKNWWPHYFACGEHDGVHCKEGMMKFFVMPLIGPYHG
- the LOC100245201 gene encoding uncharacterized protein LOC100245201; the encoded protein is MGFTSARGVLTLLVLTASMLAVGLASRSIAGRPANYWNFGFNHSFWGPRNGHPFHPNNNNTTRPPKKFIVGGSEHWRYGFNYTDWALNNGPFYVNDTLVFKYDPPSKTTFPHSVYLLPNPWSFLTCDLSKAEQVATVAQGGGEGFEFVLKNWWPHYFACGEHDGLHCKEGMMKFFVMPLLGPYHG